The following are encoded together in the Negativicutes bacterium genome:
- a CDS encoding type II toxin-antitoxin system RelE/ParE family toxin — protein sequence MLRITYKTRKLKEECTNFSTAKKNHGDSMAVLIHQRIAELNAADSVQMLVKFRIGKCHPLVGDRKGQYAMDLVQPYRLVFILSEEESQVVQVIKIEDYH from the coding sequence TTGCTTCGGATAACTTACAAAACTCGAAAGTTGAAAGAGGAATGCACAAACTTTTCAACAGCTAAGAAAAATCATGGTGATAGCATGGCGGTGCTCATCCATCAACGGATTGCAGAGCTTAATGCTGCTGATTCGGTTCAGATGCTTGTCAAATTTCGTATTGGCAAATGTCATCCGCTTGTGGGGGATCGAAAAGGTCAGTATGCTATGGATTTAGTGCAACCATATCGCTTAGTATTTATACTAAGTGAAGAGGAGAGCCAGGTAGTGCAGGTGATCAAGATCGAAGACTACCATTGA
- a CDS encoding DUF262 domain-containing protein — translation MPANLVLKSINRLLGENFFIPAYQRGYRWTEQQVLDLLDDIWAFRCKSRRTTEAEFYCLQPIVVKKKSWQEDGKRLQGWEVIDGQQRLTTLYIILYYISREYLHTDSLQAHYGRNSFTLRYETRKQSEQFLREIHDDTSNIDFYYMSKAYRVIKDWFSNGQNMKDRSDRENFLSTILGKEEDRFSVQIIWYEAEAQADGRELFTRLNMGKIPLTNSELIKALFLSSSGFDDEAIDEAEKQQMKNEIALLWDEMELRLADPDFWAFISNEPQSNYANKIELLFDMMAKKRKREFDPLYTFIHLYQRVKAKDQSLRKLWFSIEQYDQTLCEWYKNKNLYHKVGYLIHVGENLDDLITASLQTRKDKFEGKLDDLIREKVNFQLADLSYEENADYEKISRALLLFNVESIRSNAGIAEKYPFRFHKSTRWSLEHIHAQNSEGLDRNKKEQWLTWLNYHLALMEEVKKNQSKERRQKMEELIREVKTMDRSRLSWEKFSAVSERIIELFSKTSGESGDDMHSIANLALLSQPDNNVLNNSVFEVKRRAIIQLDKEGKYIPICTRRVFLKYYNPLSSAEQFYFWSHDDRVNYLREMKTVLQAYLPQQEPAEE, via the coding sequence ATGCCCGCTAACTTAGTCTTAAAATCCATCAACCGGCTGCTGGGAGAGAATTTTTTTATTCCTGCTTATCAACGCGGTTACCGCTGGACCGAACAGCAGGTGCTGGATCTCCTGGATGATATCTGGGCCTTCCGTTGTAAAAGCCGACGCACCACCGAGGCGGAATTCTATTGTCTGCAGCCCATTGTCGTAAAAAAGAAAAGCTGGCAGGAAGACGGCAAACGGCTGCAGGGCTGGGAAGTCATCGACGGCCAGCAGCGGCTGACCACGCTTTATATCATTCTGTATTACATCAGCAGGGAATACCTGCATACCGACAGCCTGCAGGCTCACTACGGCAGGAACAGTTTCACGCTGCGCTATGAAACCCGAAAACAAAGCGAGCAATTTTTGCGGGAGATTCACGACGATACGTCCAATATCGATTTCTATTACATGTCCAAAGCCTACCGGGTGATCAAAGACTGGTTCAGCAACGGCCAAAATATGAAAGACCGCAGCGACCGCGAGAATTTTCTCAGTACCATTCTGGGCAAAGAAGAAGACCGCTTCTCGGTGCAGATTATCTGGTATGAGGCGGAAGCGCAGGCGGATGGCAGGGAACTCTTCACGCGGCTGAATATGGGCAAGATTCCGCTGACCAACTCGGAGCTGATCAAAGCCTTGTTTTTGTCTTCTTCCGGTTTTGATGACGAAGCGATTGACGAAGCCGAAAAACAGCAAATGAAGAATGAAATCGCGCTGCTCTGGGACGAAATGGAACTGCGCCTGGCCGATCCGGATTTTTGGGCTTTCATCAGCAACGAGCCGCAGTCGAATTATGCCAATAAGATCGAGCTGCTCTTTGATATGATGGCCAAAAAAAGGAAGCGGGAATTCGATCCGCTTTATACCTTTATTCATTTATACCAGCGCGTCAAAGCAAAGGATCAATCGTTAAGGAAATTGTGGTTTTCCATTGAACAATACGATCAGACGTTGTGCGAATGGTATAAAAATAAAAATCTCTATCATAAAGTGGGCTATCTGATCCATGTTGGCGAAAATTTGGATGATCTGATCACCGCCTCGCTGCAAACCAGAAAAGATAAGTTTGAAGGCAAGCTGGACGACCTGATCCGCGAGAAAGTCAATTTTCAGCTGGCCGATTTAAGTTATGAAGAGAACGCCGATTATGAGAAAATTTCGCGCGCGCTGCTGCTGTTCAATGTGGAGTCCATCCGCAGCAACGCCGGCATCGCGGAGAAATACCCATTCCGTTTTCATAAATCAACCCGCTGGAGTCTTGAGCATATCCACGCGCAGAATTCCGAAGGGCTCGACCGTAATAAGAAAGAGCAATGGCTGACCTGGCTGAACTATCATCTTGCCCTGATGGAGGAAGTCAAAAAAAATCAGAGCAAGGAGCGCCGCCAGAAGATGGAGGAGCTGATCCGGGAAGTCAAAACCATGGATCGCAGCCGTTTAAGCTGGGAGAAATTCAGCGCCGTTTCTGAGCGGATCATTGAACTCTTCTCCAAAACCAGCGGCGAATCGGGCGACGACATGCACAGTATTGCCAATCTAGCACTTCTCAGCCAGCCGGATAACAATGTTCTGAATAATTCCGTTTTTGAAGTGAAGCGCCGGGCGATCATTCAACTGGATAAAGAGGGAAAGTATATCCCCATCTGCACCCGCAGAGTCTTCCTCAAATACTACAACCCCTTATCTTCCGCAGAGCAGTTCTATTTTTGGAGCCATGATGACCGGGTCAATTATCTGCGGGAAATGAAAACAGTGCTGCAGGCTTATTTGCCGCAGCAAGAGCCGGCGGAGGAGTAG
- a CDS encoding HigA family addiction module antitoxin, with protein MIYSNSTIAVPPGATIREQLENRGMKQKEFASRMGLSEKHISRLINGQVELTQEVALRLESVLGVPAGFWNNLEAIYREKLARVIAENELAQDVELAEKFPYAKIAALGWVAATRNAEEKAIHLRAFFEVAKLELLENLRIPGIVYRKADANEVSDYSLAIWAQKARIEARQYETAAINISKLELELPRIREMTRTTPDVFCSELINLFTQCGVALVLLPHIGGSFLDGATFYDGNRIVMGLTVRGKDADKFWFSLFHEVGHIVLGHIGALEEDKQQQEIAANVFAANMLIPPELYQEYTDSHEFTEDSILAFAQKIKIAPGIVLGRLQKESYVPYNRMNTLKMKYDIV; from the coding sequence ATGATCTACAGCAATAGTACAATTGCTGTTCCACCGGGTGCAACAATCCGGGAACAACTCGAAAATCGAGGTATGAAACAAAAAGAATTTGCTTCTCGCATGGGATTATCCGAGAAACACATTAGCCGCTTGATCAATGGTCAGGTTGAATTGACTCAGGAAGTCGCGTTAAGGCTTGAGTCTGTTTTGGGTGTACCGGCGGGCTTTTGGAACAATCTCGAAGCCATCTACAGAGAAAAACTGGCTCGTGTTATTGCGGAAAATGAATTGGCTCAAGATGTGGAACTCGCAGAAAAATTTCCCTATGCAAAAATTGCAGCTTTAGGATGGGTTGCAGCAACAAGAAATGCAGAAGAAAAAGCGATACATTTAAGAGCCTTCTTTGAAGTGGCAAAACTGGAATTGTTGGAAAATTTAAGAATACCGGGCATTGTTTACCGAAAAGCAGATGCGAATGAAGTATCTGACTATAGCCTTGCTATATGGGCACAGAAAGCAAGAATTGAAGCAAGGCAATATGAAACGGCAGCAATCAATATCAGCAAGTTAGAATTGGAATTGCCTCGCATCCGCGAGATGACACGAACTACTCCTGATGTATTTTGCAGCGAACTCATCAATTTATTTACGCAATGTGGGGTTGCTTTGGTGCTTTTGCCGCATATTGGAGGTTCTTTTCTAGATGGAGCCACCTTTTATGATGGCAACCGCATCGTTATGGGGTTAACAGTTCGTGGTAAAGATGCAGATAAGTTTTGGTTTAGCCTTTTTCATGAAGTGGGTCACATTGTTTTAGGGCATATAGGTGCGTTAGAGGAAGATAAGCAGCAGCAGGAAATTGCAGCGAATGTTTTTGCAGCAAATATGCTCATACCGCCAGAGCTCTATCAAGAATATACTGATTCACATGAATTTACAGAGGACTCTATTCTTGCATTTGCACAAAAGATTAAAATCGCGCCTGGAATTGTTTTAGGACGACTTCAAAAAGAAAGCTATGTTCCATACAATAGAATGAATACCTTAAAAATGAAATATGATATAGTGTAA